From the genome of Flavobacterium ovatum, one region includes:
- the ureG gene encoding urease accessory protein UreG — protein MSRKYIKIGVAGPVGSGKTALIEKLTRELASQYSLGVITNDIYTQEDAEFLTKNSLLPKERIIGVETGGCPHTAIREDASMNLEAVEEMAERFADIEIIFIESGGDNLSATFSPDLADLTIFVIDVAQGEKIPRKGGPGITRSDLLMINKIDLAPYVNADLGVMERDARKMRNGRPFVFTNLMKRDGLDDVIGWIQKYALLENVVEPNLHR, from the coding sequence TTCAGGAAAAACAGCTCTTATCGAAAAGTTGACACGAGAACTTGCTTCTCAATATTCATTGGGTGTAATTACCAATGATATTTATACACAAGAAGACGCCGAGTTTTTGACCAAAAATAGTTTGTTACCCAAAGAACGAATTATCGGAGTCGAAACGGGAGGTTGCCCGCATACTGCTATTCGCGAGGATGCGAGTATGAATCTCGAAGCCGTGGAAGAAATGGCAGAACGATTTGCCGATATCGAAATTATTTTTATCGAAAGTGGGGGCGATAATCTGTCAGCTACTTTTAGTCCCGATTTGGCCGACTTAACCATATTTGTCATTGATGTCGCTCAAGGCGAAAAAATTCCTAGAAAAGGCGGTCCCGGAATTACCCGAAGTGATTTGTTGATGATTAACAAAATCGATTTGGCGCCGTATGTGAATGCCGATTTGGGAGTAATGGAGCGCGATGCCCGAAAAATGCGTAACGGAAGACCGTTTGTTTTTACCAATTTGATGAAGAGAGATGGCTTGGATGATGTGATTGGTTGGATTCAAAAATATGCTCTTTTAGAAAATGTAGTAGAACCAAATTTGCACCGATGA
- a CDS encoding retropepsin-like aspartic protease — translation MEKLQEILKKEKYKKIKFKITKTQHLLIKSKINGVKGNFILDTGASNSCIGFESIELFQVDAQDSKTKASGAGATGMLTQMSTKNKLQLGTWKTKVDLVIFDLSHVNEALIQYKSKPVHGIIGADVLLKGKAIIDYYNHYLYLQ, via the coding sequence ATGGAAAAACTACAAGAAATCCTCAAAAAGGAAAAATATAAAAAAATAAAATTTAAGATTACCAAAACCCAACATCTCTTGATTAAATCCAAAATCAACGGCGTTAAAGGGAATTTTATATTAGACACAGGCGCTTCTAACAGTTGCATAGGTTTTGAAAGCATCGAACTTTTTCAGGTGGATGCACAAGATTCTAAAACCAAAGCTTCTGGGGCTGGAGCTACAGGAATGTTGACCCAAATGTCAACAAAAAATAAATTACAACTAGGGACTTGGAAAACAAAAGTTGATTTGGTTATTTTTGATTTATCGCATGTTAATGAAGCTTTGATACAATATAAATCCAAACCCGTTCACGGAATTATTGGCGCTGACGTACTTTTAAAAGGGAAAGCAATAATCGATTATTACAATCATTATTTATATTTACAATAA
- a CDS encoding urease accessory protein UreD produces MISKVTIESVEKRGITELKSVFCSTPFKVVEVREDKKNPLLELMLMSSSPGVLDNDELSFDYLIAENCQVEMTTQSFQRLFTMENSAVQKTNVVIKENAFLSYLPQPTVPHKDSNFKSVNTIHLEKNAAVVWGEIFTCGRKLKDEIFQFTQFQSLTKIFQEEKLVYFENLFLNPTKQNPLNIGQYEGFTHQLSLVYIEEACDIPVLKKQLDAFLEDKDCTFGISETATNGLSIKILDFKAEKLLTLMKQLTQIIKNGRL; encoded by the coding sequence ATGATTTCAAAGGTTACCATAGAATCCGTTGAAAAACGAGGCATAACGGAATTAAAATCTGTTTTTTGTTCGACACCTTTTAAAGTGGTTGAGGTCAGAGAGGACAAGAAGAATCCGCTGTTAGAATTGATGTTGATGAGTTCTTCTCCCGGCGTTTTGGACAATGATGAATTGAGTTTTGATTATTTGATTGCTGAGAACTGCCAAGTAGAAATGACTACACAATCTTTTCAACGGTTGTTTACCATGGAAAATAGTGCGGTTCAAAAAACGAATGTTGTGATTAAGGAAAATGCTTTTTTATCCTATTTGCCACAACCTACTGTGCCACATAAAGATTCCAATTTTAAAAGTGTAAATACCATTCATTTAGAAAAAAATGCTGCTGTTGTTTGGGGCGAAATTTTCACTTGTGGACGAAAATTAAAAGACGAAATTTTTCAGTTTACCCAGTTTCAAAGTTTGACTAAAATTTTCCAAGAGGAAAAACTCGTTTATTTTGAAAATTTATTTTTGAATCCAACCAAGCAAAACCCTTTAAATATTGGACAATATGAAGGATTTACGCATCAACTTAGTTTAGTTTACATTGAAGAAGCTTGTGATATTCCAGTTTTGAAAAAGCAATTGGATGCCTTCTTGGAGGATAAGGATTGTACGTTTGGTATTTCGGAAACGGCGACCAACGGATTGTCTATTAAAATATTAGACTTTAAGGCCGAGAAATTACTAACTCTCATGAAACAATTAACTCAGATTATAAAAAATGGTCGACTTTAA